Proteins encoded together in one Carya illinoinensis cultivar Pawnee chromosome 3, C.illinoinensisPawnee_v1, whole genome shotgun sequence window:
- the LOC122302351 gene encoding uncharacterized protein LOC122302351, whose translation MRPLHRFASLSLSLSLSDLRILQGKKIMGKRKFSERVNDKDINLEEFSEEFKAAMILLKMKHAKTEPKSIQNSQSQTYKNFGSYSLPDCPPVPSLTGLIGACSKPFEKQLTPTDVSTNQCRLSFNKADVENFLLPLLNESDDLVRGIPVTVHDTDGNECAMTFRRWASKFHVLTEGWNKFCKEHELRKYEDFVTVWMFRHVRTGELCFVFSLRRMPVFKLLKRGPRTNDN comes from the coding sequence ATGAGGCCTCTTCATAgatttgcctctctctctctctctctctctctctcagatctGAGAATccttcaaggaaaaaaaattatgggaaAAAGAAAGTTTAGTGAACGTGTTAATGACAAAGATATTAACCTTGAAGAATTTAGTGAGGAGTTCAAAGCTGCTATGATTCTTCTAAAGATGAAGCATGCAAAAACTGAGCCAAAATCCATTCAAAATTCACAGTCGCAGACATACAAAAATTTCGGTTCCTACAGTCTCCCAGACTGTCCTCCGGTGCCGAGCCTCACAGGCCTCATAGGAGCGTGCTCTAAGCCTTTTGAGAAGCAGTTGACACCCACCGACGTGAGTACTAACCAATGCAGACTGTCTTTCAACAAAGCAGACGTCGAGAACTTCCTCTTGCCACTGCTGAACGAGAGCGACGATCTTGTTCGGGGAATTCCAGTCACTGTGCATGATACGGATGGTAATGAGTGTGCGATGACGTTCAGGCGCTGGGCTTCCAAGTTTCATGTTCTTACGGAAGGGTGGAATAAGTTTTGCAAAGAACATGAGCTGCGTAAGTATGAAGATTTCGTTACGGTGTGGATGTTCCGCCATGTTCGGACGGGAGAACTTTGCTTTGTCTTCTCCTTGAGAAGAATGCCTGTGTTCAAGCTCTTAAAGAGAGGACCACGTACAAATGATAATTAA
- the LOC122305615 gene encoding LOW QUALITY PROTEIN: disease resistance protein RPM1-like (The sequence of the model RefSeq protein was modified relative to this genomic sequence to represent the inferred CDS: deleted 4 bases in 2 codons; substituted 1 base at 1 genomic stop codon), which produces MALLPVDYAITKIISILENEVSLVAGISYELHEIKHELAIMRSFLEDADTKGAYTEGEKVWVANVREVAYDVEDIIDEFMYHISRPQQSLKFTRFLQKSXKTIEFPKNVWLRHRLAIKLRKISTIAKSIPERHQRYDVHHVEGVTVTLHDESKWIRNVRESAFFTGDEELVGIQHDKETLLRLLMDETTRRAVISVVGMGGSGKTTLVANVYNTPIVKQHFDCYAWISVSQTYVIEDLLRIMIQEFYQAAREFLPNDLNTLSFRRLVETLANFLRPLRYVVVLDDVWNVDLWTEIKVSLPDGEFGSRVLLTTRKENIASSSFGVQTYVHHIQPLGKDEAWALFFLKAFSSNPDNFCPLKLELIARDIVGKCLGLPLAIVTLGGLMASKKFKTEWTRVFNSLNWELSNNPMLEVVKSVLLLSFDDLPYRLKHCFLYCCIFPEDYLIRRKRLIRLWMAEGFIEEVRGLNPDEVGESYLLELGHRNMLQVVKNSSGWPKSCKMHDLMRELALTKSEREKLCFIRDGREPLSENGARRLSTKKCDKKFESWPCISRLRSFFVSSTTDSPSSLYSLPSGLRLLRVIDVQYVPIRKLPDEVGNLFNLRNLNLAGTCIQELPKSIGRLRNLQSLNLFQTKVKALPREIWNLQNLRYLIVCHFNLELVVDFNYINGSTAPSNVRNLKKLQVLHFVKVNDAIARHVEKLTQLTCIGIRKEREVDERVLCSSIEKLNRLCHLTLMASSEDEVLHLDTPSSPPPNLQRLNLIGKLGEVPPWFFSLQSLKALFLSWSRLPEDPLPYIQSLPNLRRLTLVNAYVGNRLCFRTGFCGLKSLILRDFPQLIGIVIEKGGMQSLENLWFSKCMELKMMPQGIEHLTNVQQISLTGVRQELIERIRGEESVDRPRIQYIPKINHYSWSSSGWHYENLS; this is translated from the exons ATGGCCTTGCTTCCAGTGGACTACGCCATTACCAAAATAATTTCCATTCTCGAGAACGAGGTGTCCTTGGTGGCAGGTATTTCTTATGAGCTTCACGAAATTAAGCACGAGTTAGCAATCATGAGGTCCTTTCTAGAGGATGCAGATACAAAAGGAGCTTACACCGAAGGGGAAAAGGTTTGGGTGGCGAACGTGAGGGAAGTAGCATATGATGTCGAAGACATCATCGACGAGTTCATGTACCATATCAGTCGGCCGCAACAATCTCTCAAATTCACACGGTTCCTCCAGAAAAGTTAGAAAACCATCGAGTTTCCGAAGAACGTTTGGCTGAGGCATCGCCTTGCAATCAAATTACGAAAAATCAGTACCATCGCCAAGTCTATTCCGGAGAGACACCAGCGATATGATGTTCATCATGTCGAAGGGGTAACCGTAACCCTCCATGATGAGTCAAAATGGATTCGAAACGTTCGCGAGTCAGCTTTCTTCACCGGCGACGAAGAGCTTGTTGGGATTCAGCATGACAAGGAAACATTGTTACGGTTATTGATGGATGAA ACCACGCGTCGCGCTGTTATTTCAGTTGTTGGCATGGGTGGTTCAGGTAAGACAACTCTTGTTGCCAATGTTTACAATACTCCTATAGTGAAGCAACATTTTGATTGCTATGCGTGGATCTCGGTGTCCCAAACTTATGTCATTGAAGACTTGCTTAGGATTATGATCCAGGAGTTCTACCAAGCTGCAAGGGAATTCTTACCAAATGATCTCAACACCCTGAGCTTCAGACGGTTGGTAGAGACGCTTGCTAATTTCCTAAGGCCTTTAAGGTATGTTGTTGTTTTAGATGACGTATGGAATGTGGATCTTTGGACTGAAATTAAAGTATCACTCCCAGATGGGGAGTTTGGAAGTCGGGTGTTGCTTACAACGAGGAAAGAAAATATTGCTTCGTCTTCCTTTGGAGTACAAACCTATGTTCACCATATTCAACCATTGGGAAAGGATGAGGCTTGGGCCCTGTTTTTTCTGAAAGCATTCTCAAGTAATCCTGATAATTTCTGTCCCCTCAAGCTTGAATTGATAGCAAGGGACATCGTGGGCAAATGCCTGGGCCTTCCACTTGCAATTGTAACTTTAGGAGGTCTGATGGCCTCCAAGAAGTTTAAAACGGAATGGACAAGAGTTTTTAATAGCTTGAATTGGGAATTAAGCAACAATCCAATGTTGGAAGTAGTCAAGAGCGTGTTATTGCTAAGCTTTGATGATTTGCCTTACCGACTTAAGCATTGTTTCTTGTATTGTTGCATATTCCCGGAAGATTATCTGATACGGAGAAAGAGACTGATCAGGCTCTGGATGGCAGAAGGTTTTATAGAAGAAGTTAGAGGCCTGAATCCAGACGAAGTTGGTGAGAGCTACCTTCTCGAACTTGGACACCGAAACATGCTTCAAGTTGTAAAGAACTCATCTGGTTGGCCAAAATCATGTAAGATGCACGATCTTATGCGAGAACTTGCTCTCACGAAGTCAGAAAGAGAAAAACTTTGTTTCATACGTGATGGCCGCGAACCATTAAGCGAGAATGGGGCTCGTCGATTGTCGACTAAAAAATGTGACAAGAAGTTTGAGTCATGGCCATGCATTTCTCGGCTTCGATCTTTCTTTGTTTCCTCG ACAACTGACTCTCCATCATCTCTATATTCACTTCCATCTGGTTTGAGGCTTCTAAGGGTCATAGATGTGCAATATGTACCAATTCGCAAGTTGCCGGATGAAGTAGGGAATTTGTTCAACTTAAGAAACTTGAACTTGGCGGGAACTTGCATACAGGAGCTTCCAAAATCCATTGGGAGACTTCGCAACCTGCAGAGTTTAAATCTTTTTCAGACAAAAGTAAAGGCACTTCCCCGAGAAATATGGAATTTGCAAAACTTGAGGTATTTGATCGTGTGCCATTTCAATCTTGAATTAGTTGTTGATTTCAACTACATAAATGGGTCAACGGCACCATCAAATGTGAGAAATTTAAAGAAACTTCAAGTTCTGCATTTTGTCAAAGTGAATGATGCTATAGCGAGACACGTGGAGAAACTGACCCAACTCACTTGCATTGGCATTAGGAAAGAAAGAGAAGTGGACGAGAGGGTCTTGTGCTCTTCAATTGAAAAGTTGAATCGCCTTTGCCACTTAACGTTAATGGCTTCAAGTGAGGATGAAGTCCTTCATCTGGATACACCATCATCACCTCCTCCCAACCTTCAGAGACTAAACTTGATTGGGAAATTGGGCGAAGTTCCACCGTGGTTTTTCTCACTTCAGAGCCTTAAGGCTTTGTTCTTAAGTTGGTCACGACTGCCCGAAGACCCACTTCCTTATATCCAATCGCTACCTAACCTGCGTAGGCTTACTCTTGTCAATGCTTATGTGGGAAACCGGCTATGCTTTCGTACAGGTTTCTGTGGTCTAAAAAGTCTGATCTTGCGTGATTTTCCTCAGTTGATTGGCATAGTCATTGAGAAAGGGGGTATGCAAAGTCTTGAGAATCTATGGTTTAGCAAATGCATGGAGTTGAAGATGATGCCTCAAGGTATCGAGCATCTTACAAATGTCCAACAAATTAGTTTAACCGGTGTTCGGCAAGAACTCATTGAACGCATACGCGGAGAAGAAAGCGTGGATCGCCCAAGGATTCAGTACATCCCAAAAATTAACCATTATTCCTGGTCATCATCTGGGTGGCATTATGAAAATTTATCCTAA